The DNA segment GGCTTGGGGTTATGACGAAGGTTGCTTGAGCATTCCCGACATCATCGAGGAAGTCTACCGGGAGGAACACGTTCATCTGCGGTACTTTGACGAAAATTTCGTGCAGCACGAAGCCACCTTTGGCGGACTTCAGGCACGTGTGATTCAACATGAGTACGATCACTTGGAAGGTGTACTTTTCACCGATTACTTACGTGGGCTCAAAAAGCAGTTGGTCAAGTCAAGACTGCTCAGAATCGCCCGTGGGAAGTATAGCACGTTCTATCCGATGACCTTTAGCTTAAAAAGCAAATAAATATTAAGTTTTCCTTGCTTTTGTGGAAAAAATAGCAGTCTTTTGGAAGCTGTTTTGCCTCAAGGGATTATAACTAAAGGTTTTTTATGAGCTTGAACGATCTCCACTCCAAAATTGTTGCTGCTAAAAACTT comes from the Bacteroidota bacterium genome and includes:
- the def gene encoding peptide deformylase, with translation MIYPIVAYGHPVLRTRAQEINPDHPGLPEIIANMYETMYNAKGVGLAAPQIGKSIRIFIVDGSPMEGMLEDDPTPMEGWKKVFINPVKLNEHGEAWGYDEGCLSIPDIIEEVYREEHVHLRYFDENFVQHEATFGGLQARVIQHEYDHLEGVLFTDYLRGLKKQLVKSRLLRIARGKYSTFYPMTFSLKSK